A genomic window from Hippocampus zosterae strain Florida chromosome 13, ASM2543408v3, whole genome shotgun sequence includes:
- the dand5 gene encoding DAN domain family member 5, whose protein sequence is MMLQLTLVVFFSTLATSFPFPRNTLENIRKASKADFEASGVGPGKPVRGLVRVLQLDPRGLVPSGFFARAGQARSSRPSFPAFLSHGRPGPALKAPTSPLRRLQAERPVEMAHKKRQGLHMWQRAIDKGNKEAVSLPANLKDAKQSCAAVPFVQRVTAEGCSTVTVHNKLCFGQCSSLFVPAEVDPAGEGSRRRTPCSRCGPSKAHGVTVPLQCGAEIRRRQVMLVEECKCETGREEKNAEEDSPHL, encoded by the exons ATGATGTTACAGCTCACCCTCGTGGTCTTTTTCTCTACTTTGGCGACATCTTTCCCCTTCCCTCGCAACACTTTGGAGAACATCCGCAAAGCGTCAAAAGCTGACTTCGAGGCCTCCGGCGTTGGACCCGGCAAGCCTGTCCGCGGCCTTGTGAGAGTGTTACAGCTGGATCCGCGCGGTCTCGTCCCATCCGGGTTCTTCGCAAGGGCAGGCCAGGCCCGGAGCTCCAGACCGTCTTTCCCCGCTTTCCTGTCTCACgggcggcccggcccggccctgAAGGCCCCCACGAGCCCGCTGCGCCGCCTGCAGGCTGAAAGACCAGTCGAGATGGCGCACAAGAAGAGACAAGGCCTGCATATGTGGCAAAGGGCCATCGATAAGGGAAACAAGGAGGCCGTGTCTTTACCCGCGAACCTGAAGGACGCCAAACAGTCGTGCGCTGCTGTTCCGTTCGTTCAG CGCGTGACAGCAGAGGGGTGCAGCACAGTGACCGTACACAACAAGCTGTGTTTCGGCCAGTGCAGTTCTCTGTTCGTCCCCGCCGAGGTGGACCCGGCCGGGGAGGGGTCCCGCCGGCGCACTCCCTGCTCTCGATGTGGCCCCTCCAAGGCCCACGGCGTTACCGTGCCGCTGCAGTGCGGGGCCGAGATCCGCCGGCGGCAAGTGATGCTGGTGGAGGAGTGCAAGTGCGAGACGGGTCGAGAGGAGAAGAACGCGGAGGAGGATTCACCACACCTGTGA
- the LOC127613590 gene encoding tetraspanin-1-like — protein MCCAGFLKLMMFIFNGTIFVAGAAILGVGIWVKVDSNSLMGILDGVDAIPSEVSQVANVGYLLIGVGAVLLVIGFLGCCGAVKESRCMLLTFFSIVLVIFLIEVAAAVVLLVFKDLAAQVFDGLEAEVKKSLATEYGLDEELTSLWNATMEGFQCCGYKNYTDFDASPFQNQNGVFNQIYPSQCCNGTFIGETCSLSSAHTAAEMQLVDGCFDKLLQLIEENAVIIAGVAIGIAALEIAAMVVSMVLYKQIGSKA, from the exons ATGTGTTGCGCAGGTTTCCTCAAACTGATGATGTTCATCTTCAATGGCACCATTTTT GTCGCAGGTGCTGCCATCTTAGGAGTGGGCATTTGGGTGAAGGTGGACAGCAATTCCCTCATGGGAATACTGGACGGCGTGGATGCCATTCCATCAGAAGTTTCCCAGGTGGCCAATGTGGGATACCTGCTCATTGGCGTGGGCGCCGTGCTACTCGTCATCGGATTCCTGGGCTGCTGTGGCGCCGTCAAGGAGAGCAGGTGCATGCTGCTGACG TTCTTCAGTATCGTGCTGGTCATATTCCTCATTGAGGTCGCCGCCGCCGTGGTGCTGCTCGTTTTCAAGGATTTG GCGGCGCAGGTTTTTGACGGTCTTGAGGCCGAAGTGAAGAAAAGCCTCGCCACCGAGTATGGACTCGACGAAGAATTGACGTCGCTGTGGAATGCTACCATGGAGGGG TTCCAGTGCTGTGGATACAAGAACTACACCGATTTTGACGCCTCGCCCTTCCAAAACCAAAACGGAGTGTTTAATCAGATTTATCCATCCCAATGTTGCAACGGAACATTCATCGGTGAAACGTGCAGCCTCTCTTCAGCGCATACCGCCGCAGAAATGCAG TTGGTGGACGGCTGCTTCGACAAGCTGCTGCAGCTCATTGAGGAAAATGCCGTCATCATTGCGGGCGTGGCTATCGGAATCGCCGCTCTTGAG ATTGCTGCCATGGTGGTTTCAATGGTTCTCTACAAGCAGATTGGTAGCAAAGCATGa